The Eriocheir sinensis breed Jianghai 21 chromosome 21, ASM2467909v1, whole genome shotgun sequence genome includes the window CACTGCGGAATACGAGAAGTTTTCTTGGTTTCACTGCAGAATACGAGAAGTTTACTTGGTTTCACTGCAGAATACGAGAAGTTTACTTGGTTTCACTGCAGAATGCGTGAAATTTTCTTGGTTTCACTGCATAATACGTGAAGTTTTCTTGGTTTCACCGCAGAGCGAGTGAAGTTTTCTTGGCTTCACTGAAGAAAACGCCAAGTTTTCTTGGTTTCACTGCAGAATACATGAAGTTTTCTTGGTTTCACTGCAGAATACGAGAAGCTTTCTTGGTTTCACTGCAGAACGAGTGGTTTTCTTGGTTTCACTGCAGAATGCGTGAAGTTTTCTTGGCTTCACTGCAGAATACGTGAAGTTTTCTTGGTTTCACTGCAGAATGAGTGAAGTTTTCTTGGTTTCACTGCAGAATGAGTGAAGTTTTCTTGGTTTCACTGCAGAATACGTGAAGTTTTCTTGGTTTCACTGCAGAATACGAGAAGTTTTCTTGGTTTCACTGCAGAACGAGTAAAGTTTTCTTTGCTTCACTGCAGAATGCGTGGAGTTTTCTTGGCTTCACTGCAGAATGCATGAAGTTTTCTTGGCTTCACTGCAGAATGCGTGAAGTTTTCTTGGCTTCACTGTAGAATACGTGAAGTTTTCTTGGCTTCACAGCATAATGCGTGAAGTTTTCTTGGCTTCACTGCAGAATGCGTGAAGTTTTCTTGGCTTTACTGCAGAATACGTGAAGTTTTCTTGGTTTCACTGCAGAATACGTGAAGTTTTCTTGGTTTCACTGCAGAATGAGTGAAGTTTTCTTGGTTTCACTGCAGAATACGTGAAGTTTTCTTGGTTTCACTGCAGAATACGAGAAGTTTTCTTGGTTTCACTGCAGAACGAGTGAAGTTTTCTTGGCTTCACTGCAGAATGCGTGGAGTTTTCTTGGCTTCACTGTAGAATACGTGAAGTTTTCTTGGCTTCACAGCAGAATGCGTGAAGTTTTCTTGGCTTCACTGCAAAATGCGTGAAGTTTTCTTGGCTTCACTGCAGAATACGTGTAGTTTCCTTGGCTTCACAGCAGAATGCGTGAAGTTTTCTTGGCTTCACTGCAGAATGCGTGACGTTTTCTTGGCTTCACTGTAGAATACGTGAAGTTTTCTTGGCTTCACAGCAGAATGCGTGAAGTTTTCTTGGCTTCACTGCAAAATGCGTGAAGTTTTCTTGGCTTCACTGCAGAATGCGTGTAGTTTTCTTGGCTTCACAGCAGAATGCGTGAAGTTTTCTTGGCTTCACTGCAGAATGCGTGACGTTTTCTTGGCTTCACTGTAGAATACGTGAAGTTTTCTTGGCTTCACAGCAGAATGCGTGAAGTTTTCTTGGCTTCACTGCAGAATGCATGAAGTTTTCTTGGCTTCACTGCAGAATGCAAGAAGTTTTCTTGGCTTCACTGCAGAATGCGTGAAGTTTTCTTGGCTTCACTGTAGAATACGTGAAGTTTTCTTGGCTTCACAGCAGAATGCGTGAACTTTTCTTGGCTTCACTGTAGAATACGTGAAGTTTTCTTGGCTTCACAGCAGAATGCATGAAGTTTTCTTGGTTTCACTGCAGAATGCGTGAAGTTTTCTTGGCTTCACTGTAGAATACGTGTAGTTTTCTTGGCTTCACAGCAGAATGCGTGAAGTTTTCTTGGCTTCACTGCAGAATGCATGAAGTTTTCTTGGCTTCACTGCAGAATGCGTTAAGTTTTCTTGGCTTCACTGTAGAATACGTGAAGTTTTCTTGGCTGCACAGCAGAATGCGTGAAGTTTTCTTGGCTTCATTGCAGAATGCGTGAAGTTTTCATGGCTTCACTGTAGAATAAGTGAAGCTTTTTTAGTTTCACTGCAGAAAATGTGAAGTTTGATCGATATTTTCTTTTGGCAACACGAACTTCTGGATTTAATTGGAGcagctttccttttctttccttctttccggcAGTTTTTCTTCCCCGCGGTGACGGTGGCCTACGGCATCCTGTTCAAGGGCCACCTGGATGCCATGGGGGCGACGGCCACGGAATTCACCATCATCGGGAACGGCCTCAGCACCGTCTGGAGTTTTTCGGGTGAGGTGCTGCTTACCTCTGCTtaattcttcattctctttttcatttattcctgtttttttttccttagtttctGCTCTCTTCTTCTAACACTATAACGATCTTAGAGACTTTTATAAACcttttatcttcccctctcttGCTGAATCAAAtcaatttacatatatatatatatatatatatatatatatatatatatatatatatatatatatatatatatatatatatatatatatatatatatatatatatatatatatatatatatatatatatatatatatatatatatatatatatatatatatatatatatatatatatatatatatatatatatatatatatatatatatatatatatatatatatatatatatatatatatatatatatatatatatatatatatatatatatatatatatatatatatatatatacataagacATCCCcttttttacattaatttcatTGTACTTTCAGCGGTGTTCATGGCTCCCTTGGCCGAGCTGTTTGGTGCTCGTTCCCTCACCCTGCTCGGCGGCCTCCTGGCgttcctcaccctcaccctcgtcGCCTTCTCAACGAGCATCGTCTCTTTCACTCTGACATACACCATCCTCGGCGGTAAGACTCGTGCAGGCCTTGAGAGGTCAGGTCatgagtttgtctttttgttgtttGACTGATGTCCCTCAAACTCACTCCTAGAATCAATTTCATTACTcctgcaatttttttctttcgttcagaATCAGTTTGATCATGACGTGAAAGTTCACTGGCCGCCAGTCTGCTGATatcatgtctttttatttttattttttttatttttttacgttgttgcctattgcgccggtaggcatcttcccggtggggcctgatggtcggcccaaggcttcttccaggtggggcctgatggtcggcccagcccgttctggcgcaggcgagtgtttatagtggcgccatcttgttgaAAGTCAAAGAGTTTTGGGGTTGTCCTATGTGATGGACACCATTTTTTTTAAGCATTTAAGCTTTTTCCCTTAACGAGTCATCATCGCCCATTTGTTCGATTAGTTTGGCTTCCGAAGTCGAAGTTACTTTCTCTGACTGTCCACAGGAATCTCGAGTTCACTCTGCTCCTTCTTTGGTGTCGTTCTTATTCCCAAGTATTTTGACAAGAGGAAGGGACTGGCCAATGGTTTCGTGGTCTCTGTCTCTGCTTTGGGTACGtatgctgtgtgtgtatatatatatatatatatatatatatatatatatatatatatatatatatatatatatatatatatatatatatatatatatatatatatatatatatatatatatatatatatatatatatatatatatatatatatatatatatatatatatatatatatatatatatatatatatatatatatatatatatatatatatatatatatatatatatatatatatatatatatatatatatatacataacttTCTTACGCACAACTGTATTTCTCTGCAGAAGCATATTCATAAATAGTTTTCTATCTCTCAGATCTGCTGAAGAACACGCAAGTTATTCTTActtgattgaaaagaaaaaaaaaaaaggttcaattATTCTCCACAGGCAAGATCGTCATGGCTCCGCTTATCCGCCTGTTCCTGGAGCAGTATGGGTACAGGTGGGCGTGCCTCATGGTGGGCGCCCTCTGCTTCCACACCTGTATCTCCGGCATGCTGTACCAGCCCGTGGACTGGCACTTGGTAAGCCTCTTGGTAATCACACAACGACTCTGTGCCTTTGACCGCGCCAAAGAATGGAATAAGGAAAATTTAGTGCAAAGTATTAGCAAAAGCTCACACAACGACATTTGTTTAATTTGAGATTCCAGATCCAGAAGACTCCGAGGAGAAGGAACTAGAAGTGAGGCCGCACAGAGTTCGATCAGCGTCAGGCGAGGTGGATCAGCGTAGGAGAACGACCGGCGAACGAACCGTTGGCGCCGCTGCTACGCGGGTTAATgcggatgaagaggaagacgacaTTATCTTCGTGATGCCGACGACACCCCAGATGCCCCCGCCACGCCGTAGGGATGACGAAGTGGTGCTGTTCTCAAGGGCGACACCAGAGACACAAGGAAAGGACAACCATCCTGACCTGAAAGTCAACATCCTCAGGATGGACTCAATAGCCTCTCTGTACGGCTCCCTGCCCATGCTGACGCCCGTCGAGGAAAAACAGATATTGGGCAACGAAGGTGACGACGAGGAAGAATCCTGCTGCTCCGAGTTTTTCCTAGTTAAGGTGATGcaacatttaacacacacacacacacacacacacacacacacacacacacacacacacacacattttatttcaatattgtatttttaacatgtatattttcagctttacagctgcaatcacttaataaaccgtttattattattattattattattattattattattattacacacattagcaatccttccctttccctcaggtGTTTCGTCTGCTAGACTACGGTTTGCTGCGGGAGCCTTACTTCCACCTGATCGGCTGGCCTAACGCAATCTGCATCGCCGCCTACATCAACCTCATGTACGCCCTGCCCGGATACGTGCTCAGCCTTGGGTTCTCACACTACCAGAGCGCTTTTGCCATCTCCATCTACAGCACCTTGGCGGTACGTTCGCCAGGGAACATTATGtacctcgttgttgttgttgttgttgttgttgttgttgttgttgttgttgctgccttTGCTTTGCCCCAGTGAATTTCTGTAGACGAAAATGGCTATAATGTTGAACTAGGAgtactcttttcattctttttattattttttcgatTTTCCTGCAAAGAGTAGTGAAGCTAAGATACCTCGTACacgttgtttcatatattcacgAACGATGCccgtattatttttcttcttgtccacTTCAAATGTTCCCATTATGACGGGCCGTGTTTCACCCCTCTAGGTGGTGTTCCGCTTGGTCATCGCTATCGTCTCTGACTACTCTTGGTTCCCCAGTGAGGCAGTCTACACGTCCGGCTTCGTCCTCGCAACTCTCAGTGTCGGAAGTAAGATACGTTATGATTACATTTCTATAACAAAACGTAATTCTGAATAAACAATAGAATATCATAGGATACAAGGCACTCTACGTGGATATACTTTCTGATGTTCTCAATAGGAAAGGTAAGcatcaaggaagagaaagacacaaTTGAAAGAGGATGTTCAAACATATACTCATTTGCACGTAATACCTCCatgctcatgtgtgtgtgtgtgtgtgtgtgtgtgtgtgtgtcaatgattATATTCTCCACTTGCATTTCTCAGCGGAGTTCACATCCCCTTGTGTGTCCCTGTGCCTCACCAGCAAGCCTTTCCTGTACACACGCTCCAGGTCCTCTGTGAGTTTGTATCTCATAATTCAGTTACCACTCCTTTCTTGCACTGTGGACAGCTCCACTTTGCGTAAGTGTTCATATTATTGCTGCTTTCTCAACCTTGGTATATTTTTTTGCCACTCGTTGCAATATTTTCAACTTGcgtatgtttttcttttcaattgaGGAGACCGCACTACGGTTACctattttattcttcatcttatcttATATTAAGTATTAGCTGCATCGCCTCATTTATGTAGTTAAATGTCACTTTTGTGTTTGTGATCAATCTAAACATTCTATTGTTATCTTGCTAATATGCTTGTCGGAAGAAGAATGTTCTGTTCTATCATTCAACATTTATTTTATCCTGAATTACTAAAGGCCTATCCACTTTTTGTATATTCAcatctggtcatcctctctccttcacatTTCTAAAACGTAACATTTCTTAATATTGTAAACCTTCTACATTTACTCAGCTATGCACTTCGTCCAGATCCATTTTTTCCTCTAAACaacattcatttccttttattgaCTGTGATTTTTTGCATAATTTACAAATAGATTTGGATTGCTTTCTGTCACATCGTTGACGTACATCAGGATCGTAACTGGCGCCTGTACTGAACCTTGTGCCCTCCACTTGTTTCTGTCCCCCATGATGACGCCCTGCTCCTCTTGACCCCCTCATCTGCCCTCCCTTCGCAAAGCTCTACATTCACATCAGcaacctcccttccattcctgttTAGGCTTTCagtgcaccgttgccagattaccgtactcagagcatagtatttaccggtttctgacgcctaactattgccacgaaacatcaggaatgaactattttaacgataattataagtgaatctccttattggggtccacgagacagttttggggtcggaagtcggtaaatataagagggtgagtaagacaatctggcaccgttgtttCAGTTTCCAAAGGAGCTTCTTGTGTGGAGCtcgatcgatttttttttttttttgtgtgtgtgtggggggggggggtgtgtttACCGTTTGCTAGTCTTGATGGTGGTTGCTTTTCCctttgtggtagtagtggtggttgtggtggcagtggtattcgtggcaatggtggtggtagtggcagtgatcGTGATGAATGTGGTGGTGTTTGGCCATTATTTGctggctggtgatggtggtgattgcgtttttcatttgtttgttattgttttcgtcAGCGGGAGTGCGTGGGAGTGAGAACGGAGACGGATGCGTGTGTGTCCTGGACTGGCGATGTTGTGTGTTGGCAGGGCGGTTCGCGGAGCTGATTTTTTCGGTAGTTAGCGGTTCACGGAGCTGATTTTTTCGGTAGTTAGCGGTTCACGGAGTTGATTTTTTCGGTAGTTAGCGGTTTGCGGAGTTGATTTTTTCGGTAGTTAGCGGTTCACGGAGTTGATTTTTTCGGTAGTTAGCGGTTCGCGGAGTTGATTTTTTCGGTAGTTAGCGGTTCACGGAGCTGATTTTTTCGGTAGTTAGCGGTTCACGGAGTTGATTTTTTCGGTAGTTAGCGGTTCGCGGAGTTGATTTTTTCGGTAGTTAGCGGTTCGCGGAGCTGATTTTTTCGGTAGTTAGCGGTTCGCGGAGTTGATTTTTTCGGTAGTTAGCGGTTCACGGAGCTGATTTTTTCGGTAGTTAGCGGTTCGCGGAGTTGATTTTTTCGGTAGTTAGCGGTTCGCGGAGTTGATTTTTTCGGTAGTTAGCGGTTCGCGGAGTTGATTTTTTCGGTAGTTAGCGGTTCACGGAGTTGATTTTTTCGGTAGTTAGCGGTTCGCGGAGTTGATTTTTTCGGTAGTTAGCGGTTCGCGGAGCTGATTTTTTCGGTAGTTAGCGGTTCGCGGAGTTGATTTTTTCGGTAGTTAGCGGTTCGCGGAGCTGATTTTTTCGGTAGTTAGCGGTTCGCGGAGCTGA containing:
- the LOC127001695 gene encoding monocarboxylate transporter 9-like isoform X1; this translates as MGGHQSKKLVPNRPPPKVQPGGPAPVRMVQKRSRKMVPPDGGWGWMVVLGACISLFFFPAVTVAYGILFKGHLDAMGATATEFTIIGNGLSTVWSFSAVFMAPLAELFGARSLTLLGGLLAFLTLTLVAFSTSIVSFTLTYTILGGISSSLCSFFGVVLIPKYFDKRKGLANGFVVSVSALGKIVMAPLIRLFLEQYGYRWACLMVGALCFHTCISGMLYQPVDWHLIPDPEDSEEKELEVRPHRVRSASGEVDQRRRTTGERTVGAAATRVNADEEEDDIIFVMPTTPQMPPPRRRDDEVVLFSRATPETQGKDNHPDLKVNILRMDSIASLYGSLPMLTPVEEKQILGNEGDDEEESCCSEFFLVKVFRLLDYGLLREPYFHLIGWPNAICIAAYINLMYALPGYVLSLGFSHYQSAFAISIYSTLAVVFRLVIAIVSDYSWFPSEAVYTSGFVLATLSVGMMTLVHRYEWIVTCVAVNGVALSMIHVNSIHVIVNYLGAGRYAQVIGFFSLLNGLMMVITGTIAGLLRDYTGSYSVTFYWITVVFGASALVWIIRYCYKAFDGKYRKVPSNTT
- the LOC127001695 gene encoding monocarboxylate transporter 9-like isoform X3 — translated: MGGHQSKKLVPNRPPPKVQPGGPAPVRMVQKRSRKMVPPDGGWGWMVVLGACISLFFFPAVTVAYGILFKGHLDAMGATATEFTIIGNGLSTVWSFSAVFMAPLAELFGARSLTLLGGLLAFLTLTLVAFSTSIVSFTLTYTILGGISSSLCSFFGVVLIPKYFDKRKGLANGFVVSVSALGKIVMAPLIRLFLEQYGYRWACLMVGALCFHTCISGMLYQPVDWHLIPDPEDSEEKELEVRPHRVRSASGEVDQRRRTTGERTVGAAATRVNADEEEDDIIFVMPTTPQMPPPRRRDDEVVLFSRATPETQGKDNHPDLKVNILRMDSIASLYGSLPMLTPVEEKQILGNEGDDEEESCCSEFFLVKVFRLLDYGLLREPYFHLIGWPNAICIAAYINLMYALPGYVLSLGFSHYQSAFAISIYSTLAVVFRLVIAIVSDYSWFPSEAVYTSGFVLATLSVGTEFTSPCVSLCLTSKPFLYTRSRSS
- the LOC127001695 gene encoding monocarboxylate transporter 14-like isoform X2 — encoded protein: MGATATEFTIIGNGLSTVWSFSAVFMAPLAELFGARSLTLLGGLLAFLTLTLVAFSTSIVSFTLTYTILGGISSSLCSFFGVVLIPKYFDKRKGLANGFVVSVSALGKIVMAPLIRLFLEQYGYRWACLMVGALCFHTCISGMLYQPVDWHLIPDPEDSEEKELEVRPHRVRSASGEVDQRRRTTGERTVGAAATRVNADEEEDDIIFVMPTTPQMPPPRRRDDEVVLFSRATPETQGKDNHPDLKVNILRMDSIASLYGSLPMLTPVEEKQILGNEGDDEEESCCSEFFLVKVFRLLDYGLLREPYFHLIGWPNAICIAAYINLMYALPGYVLSLGFSHYQSAFAISIYSTLAVVFRLVIAIVSDYSWFPSEAVYTSGFVLATLSVGMMTLVHRYEWIVTCVAVNGVALSMIHVNSIHVIVNYLGAGRYAQVIGFFSLLNGLMMVITGTIAGLLRDYTGSYSVTFYWITVVFGASALVWIIRYCYKAFDGKYRKVPSNTT